From Streptomyces sp. HUAS MG91, the proteins below share one genomic window:
- a CDS encoding alpha/beta hydrolase codes for MQERATPAREARLGKAVGPVPGAVGGVVLLLPSGEETSTRRPSPFAAPLLRPLARRLTRAGREQGLVTHAVHYRYRGWNGPQAELARDAEWAAEEVVRRYGDVPICLAGLDMGGRAALHAGGHEAVNSVLALAPWLPEDDVAAPPEPVKQLAGRSVLIVHGTDDRRTDPELSFRLAGRAKKANRDVCRFEVHSDGHAMAQHRSEVSALAVDFALGTLFGRPFSRPLQDALAAPPPIGLRMPLAAGFGRSLSL; via the coding sequence ATGCAGGAGCGAGCGACGCCGGCCCGCGAGGCCAGGCTCGGCAAGGCGGTGGGGCCGGTGCCCGGGGCGGTCGGCGGCGTGGTGCTGCTGCTGCCGTCGGGCGAGGAGACGTCCACCCGCAGACCCTCGCCGTTCGCGGCGCCGCTGCTGCGGCCGCTGGCGCGCAGGCTCACGCGCGCGGGACGCGAACAAGGCCTGGTCACCCATGCCGTGCACTACCGCTACCGCGGGTGGAACGGGCCGCAGGCCGAGCTCGCGCGGGACGCCGAATGGGCCGCCGAGGAGGTGGTGCGGCGCTACGGCGACGTGCCTATCTGTCTGGCGGGGCTGGACATGGGCGGGCGCGCGGCGCTGCACGCGGGCGGCCACGAGGCCGTCAACTCCGTGCTCGCGCTCGCCCCTTGGCTGCCCGAGGACGATGTCGCGGCACCGCCCGAACCGGTGAAACAGCTCGCGGGCCGCAGCGTGCTGATCGTGCACGGCACGGACGACCGGCGCACCGACCCGGAGCTGTCGTTCCGGCTCGCCGGGCGGGCGAAGAAGGCCAACCGGGACGTGTGCCGCTTCGAGGTGCACTCGGACGGGCACGCCATGGCCCAGCACCGGTCCGAAGTCTCCGCGCTGGCCGTGGACTTCGCGCTCGGCACGCTCTTCGGCCGCCCGTTCTCCCGGCCGTTGCAGGACGCGCTCGCGGCGCCGCCGCCGATCGGGCTGCGGATGCCGCTGGCGGCGGGGTTCGGCCGGTCGCTGAGCCTCTAG
- a CDS encoding adenosine deaminase — protein MTSQTQNVPTAEQIRRAPKVLLHDHLDGGLRPGTVVDLAREQGYESLPETDPDKLGAWFREAADSGSLERYLETFAHTCAVMQTKEALFRVAAECAEDLAEDGVVYAEVRYAPEQHLEKGLTLEEVVEAVNEGFREGERRAKENGHRIRVGALLTAMRHAARALEIAELANRYRDLGVVGFDIAGAEAGFPPTRHLDAFEYLKRENNHFTIHAGEAFGLPSIWQALQWCGADRLGHGVRIIDDIKVADDGTVQLGRLASYVRDKRIPLELCPTSNLQTGAAASYAGHPIGLLRKLHFRATVNTDNRLMSGTSMSREFEHLIEAFGYTLDDMQWFSVNAMKSAFIPFDERLAMINDVIKPGYAELKSEWLFRQTASTSGSVAE, from the coding sequence ATGACGAGCCAGACACAGAACGTGCCCACCGCGGAACAGATCCGCCGCGCCCCCAAGGTGCTCCTCCACGACCACCTCGACGGGGGCCTGCGCCCCGGCACCGTCGTCGACCTGGCGCGCGAGCAGGGGTACGAGAGCCTGCCGGAGACCGACCCGGACAAGCTCGGTGCCTGGTTCCGCGAGGCGGCCGACTCCGGCTCCCTGGAGCGGTACCTGGAGACGTTCGCGCACACCTGCGCCGTCATGCAGACCAAGGAGGCGCTGTTCCGCGTCGCCGCCGAGTGCGCCGAGGACCTCGCCGAGGACGGCGTCGTCTACGCCGAGGTCCGGTACGCGCCCGAGCAGCACCTGGAGAAGGGCCTCACCCTCGAAGAGGTCGTCGAGGCGGTCAACGAGGGCTTCCGGGAGGGCGAGCGCCGCGCGAAGGAGAACGGCCACCGCATCCGCGTGGGCGCCCTGCTCACCGCGATGCGGCACGCGGCCCGCGCCCTGGAGATCGCCGAACTCGCCAACCGCTACCGGGACCTGGGCGTCGTCGGCTTCGACATCGCGGGCGCCGAGGCCGGCTTCCCGCCCACCCGCCACCTCGACGCGTTCGAGTACCTCAAGCGCGAGAACAACCACTTCACGATCCACGCCGGCGAGGCCTTCGGGCTGCCGTCGATCTGGCAGGCGCTCCAGTGGTGCGGCGCCGACCGCCTCGGCCACGGCGTGCGCATCATCGACGACATCAAGGTCGCCGACGACGGCACGGTCCAGCTCGGCCGCCTCGCGAGCTACGTGCGCGACAAGCGGATCCCCCTGGAGCTCTGCCCGACGTCCAACCTCCAGACGGGCGCGGCCGCCTCGTACGCCGGCCACCCCATCGGCCTGCTGCGCAAGCTGCACTTCAGGGCCACGGTGAACACGGACAACCGCCTGATGTCCGGCACGTCGATGAGCCGCGAGTTCGAGCACCTGATCGAGGCCTTCGGGTACACGCTCGACGACATGCAGTGGTTTTCCGTCAATGCGATGAAGTCAGCATTCATTCCTTTCGACGAACGACTCGCGATGATCAATGACGTCATCAAGCCCGGATATGCCGAGTTGAAGTCCGAGTGGCTCTTCCGACAGACCGCCTCGACCAGCGGTTCTGTCGCCGAATAG
- a CDS encoding ATP-binding protein, with product MKQSAVKTLGVAALGAAFAAAGAGAANAAPGVPDATATLDSVTQNLPTESLTKTLPGAPESLAAGHNALGTIATAAPTVEKAAPALLPTGGADPVSGLLGGLPVGGLAGGLPGLGG from the coding sequence ATGAAGCAGTCTGCTGTGAAGACCCTCGGTGTCGCCGCTCTCGGTGCCGCCTTCGCCGCCGCCGGTGCGGGTGCCGCGAACGCCGCCCCGGGTGTTCCCGACGCCACCGCGACGCTCGACTCCGTGACTCAGAACCTCCCCACTGAGTCGCTCACCAAGACGCTGCCCGGCGCCCCCGAGTCCCTGGCCGCGGGGCACAACGCCCTGGGCACCATCGCCACCGCCGCCCCCACCGTCGAGAAGGCCGCCCCGGCCCTTCTCCCCACCGGCGGTGCCGACCCGGTCTCGGGTCTCCTCGGCGGCCTCCCGGTCGGCGGCCTCGCCGGCGGTCTGCCGGGCCTGGGCGGCTGA
- a CDS encoding PspC domain-containing protein — protein sequence MTALARPTEGRMIGGVCAALARRFGTSATTMRVIFLVSCLLPGPQFLLYIALWILFPSENKARQAW from the coding sequence ATGACCGCCCTTGCCCGCCCCACCGAAGGACGGATGATCGGCGGAGTGTGCGCAGCGCTGGCACGGCGCTTCGGCACCTCCGCGACGACGATGCGCGTGATCTTCCTGGTCTCGTGCCTGCTGCCCGGGCCGCAGTTCCTGCTCTACATCGCGCTGTGGATCCTGTTCCCCTCCGAGAACAAGGCCCGCCAGGCCTGGTGA
- a CDS encoding VanZ family protein produces the protein MQRHRSGGHTAAVRFRTAGFALLAAHLFLVAWITLRPLDVPWVSAANLHPLAGIRADLALGWREGAKRIGEGLVLLAPLGVLLPLVGGRTQVSVWGSLVRTVATGALISLGIELLQTGVPGQVVDIDSVLLNTVGVAVAHLAVVPAVRARIRHRSEGAPLLVEEPAQGRTPTITRVGIAP, from the coding sequence GTGCAGCGCCATCGCTCAGGCGGCCACACGGCCGCCGTCCGCTTCCGTACGGCAGGCTTCGCTCTCCTCGCCGCGCATCTCTTCCTCGTCGCATGGATCACGCTGCGCCCCCTGGACGTGCCGTGGGTCAGCGCGGCGAACCTGCATCCGCTGGCCGGTATCCGGGCCGATCTGGCGCTGGGCTGGCGCGAGGGGGCGAAGCGCATCGGCGAGGGGCTCGTCCTGCTCGCGCCGCTCGGCGTCCTGCTGCCGCTCGTGGGCGGACGGACCCAGGTGTCGGTGTGGGGTTCGCTGGTGCGTACGGTCGCGACGGGCGCGCTGATCTCGCTCGGCATCGAACTGCTGCAGACCGGTGTGCCCGGCCAGGTCGTGGACATCGACTCGGTGCTGCTGAACACCGTGGGGGTCGCCGTGGCCCATCTCGCCGTGGTGCCGGCCGTCAGGGCCCGGATCCGCCACAGGTCCGAGGGGGCGCCCCTCCTTGTGGAGGAGCCGGCTCAGGGTCGGACCCCGACGATTACCAGGGTCGGTATCGCCCCGTGA
- a CDS encoding HAMP domain-containing sensor histidine kinase: MTEPHDQPEHGRLRAFAAAKKAILAGLRFTSLRLRLVVVFALVALTAAVSASGIAYWLNREAVLTRTQDAALSDFQQEMQNRAAVLPEHPTQGELQHAANLMADSSQHFSVLLIGTDENGRQVVGNSDLDAFTLADVPDSLQGAVNRKQEVTAGNKNAYHLYWQRTRQGSDPYLVGGAKVNGGPTGYMLKSLEPEAKDLSSLAWSLGIATGLALIGSALLAQAAATTVLKPVHRLGVAARRLGEGKLDTRLRVSGTDELAELSRTFNKTAENLEKQVADMRAREESSRRFVADMSHELRTPLTAITAVTEVLEEELDAETGSVDPMIEPAVRLVVSETRRLGDLVENLMEVTRFDAGTARLVLDHVDIADQITACIDARAWLDAVELDAERGIMARVDPRRLDVILANLIGNALKHGGSPVRVSVRIDSQEGGDLLIAVTDHGPGIPEDVLPHVFDRFYKASASRPRSEGSGLGLSIALENAHIHGGEITAANSPDAGAVFTLRLPRDTHDDADDTDDTDDTDDSGGSGDPGKTGGSQEGGAAT; encoded by the coding sequence GTGACCGAGCCGCACGACCAGCCGGAGCACGGCAGGCTCCGCGCGTTCGCCGCGGCGAAGAAGGCGATACTCGCCGGGCTGCGCTTCACCAGTCTGCGGCTGCGTCTCGTGGTCGTGTTCGCCCTGGTGGCCCTGACCGCCGCGGTGTCCGCCTCGGGCATCGCGTACTGGCTCAACCGCGAGGCGGTGCTCACCCGCACCCAGGACGCCGCGCTGAGCGACTTCCAGCAGGAGATGCAGAACCGGGCGGCCGTGCTGCCCGAACACCCCACGCAGGGCGAGTTGCAGCACGCGGCGAACCTGATGGCCGACAGCAGCCAGCACTTCAGCGTGCTGCTCATCGGCACGGACGAGAACGGCCGGCAGGTGGTCGGCAACTCGGATCTCGACGCCTTCACGCTGGCCGACGTACCGGACTCGCTGCAGGGCGCGGTGAACCGCAAGCAGGAGGTCACCGCCGGCAACAAGAACGCGTACCACCTGTACTGGCAGCGCACCAGGCAGGGCTCCGACCCGTACCTGGTGGGCGGCGCGAAGGTGAACGGCGGGCCGACCGGTTACATGCTGAAGTCGCTCGAACCCGAGGCGAAGGACCTCAGCTCGCTGGCCTGGTCGCTGGGGATCGCCACCGGGCTCGCGCTGATCGGCTCGGCGCTGCTCGCGCAGGCCGCGGCGACGACCGTGCTCAAGCCCGTGCACCGGCTGGGGGTCGCGGCGCGCCGGCTGGGCGAGGGCAAGCTGGACACCCGGCTGCGGGTGTCCGGCACCGACGAACTGGCCGAGCTGTCGCGGACGTTCAACAAGACGGCGGAGAACCTGGAGAAGCAGGTCGCCGACATGCGCGCCCGGGAGGAGTCCTCGCGCCGGTTCGTCGCCGACATGTCGCACGAGCTGCGGACCCCGCTGACCGCGATCACCGCGGTGACCGAGGTGCTCGAGGAGGAGCTGGACGCCGAGACCGGCTCGGTGGATCCCATGATCGAGCCCGCGGTGCGGCTCGTGGTGAGCGAGACCCGGCGGCTCGGCGACCTCGTGGAGAACCTGATGGAGGTCACCCGCTTTGACGCGGGCACCGCCCGGCTCGTCCTCGACCACGTGGACATCGCCGACCAGATCACCGCCTGCATCGACGCCCGCGCCTGGCTGGACGCCGTCGAACTCGACGCGGAGCGCGGCATCATGGCCCGCGTCGACCCGCGCCGCCTCGACGTGATCCTCGCCAATCTGATCGGCAACGCGCTCAAGCACGGCGGTTCGCCGGTACGGGTATCAGTGCGGATCGACAGTCAGGAGGGCGGCGATCTGCTCATCGCCGTGACCGACCACGGGCCCGGCATCCCCGAGGACGTACTGCCGCACGTCTTCGACCGGTTCTACAAGGCCAGCGCGTCGCGGCCGCGTTCGGAGGGCAGCGGGCTCGGGCTGTCCATCGCCCTGGAGAACGCGCACATCCACGGCGGGGAGATCACCGCGGCGAACTCCCCCGACGCCGGAGCGGTGTTCACGCTGCGGCTGCCGCGCGACACTCATGACGACGCCGATGACACCGACGACACCGACGACACCGACGACTCCGGCGGTTCCGGCGACCCCGGGAAGACCGGGGGCTCCCAGGAAGGCGGTGCCGCCACATGA
- the afsQ1 gene encoding two-component system response regulator AfsQ1 — protein sequence MPSLLLIEDDDAIRTALELSLTRQGHRVATAATGEDGLKLLREQRPDLIVLDVMLPGIDGFEVCRRIRRTDQLPIILLTARSDDIDVVVGLESGADDYVVKPVQGRVLDARIRAVLRRGEREANDAASFGSLVIDRSAMTVTKNGEDLQLTPTELRLLLELSRRPGQALSRQQLLRLVWEHDYLGDSRLVDACVQRLRAKVEDVPSSPTLIRTVRGVGYRLDSPQ from the coding sequence GTGCCTTCCCTGTTGCTGATCGAGGACGACGACGCCATCCGTACGGCCCTGGAGCTTTCCCTTACCCGCCAGGGTCATCGGGTGGCCACCGCTGCCACCGGCGAGGACGGTCTGAAGCTGCTGCGCGAGCAGCGGCCGGATCTGATCGTGCTCGATGTGATGCTGCCGGGCATCGACGGATTCGAGGTGTGCCGCCGCATCCGGCGCACCGACCAGTTGCCGATCATCCTGCTCACGGCGCGCAGCGACGACATCGACGTGGTGGTGGGGCTGGAGTCCGGCGCCGACGACTACGTGGTGAAGCCGGTGCAGGGCCGGGTCCTCGACGCCCGGATCCGCGCGGTGCTGCGCCGCGGCGAGCGGGAGGCCAATGACGCGGCGTCGTTCGGCTCGCTGGTCATCGACCGGTCCGCGATGACGGTCACCAAGAACGGCGAGGACCTTCAACTCACACCCACCGAGCTGCGGTTGCTGCTCGAACTGAGCCGGCGACCCGGACAGGCGCTGTCCCGGCAGCAGTTGCTGCGCCTGGTGTGGGAGCACGACTATCTCGGTGACTCGCGGCTCGTCGACGCCTGTGTGCAGCGCCTGCGCGCCAAGGTGGAGGACGTGCCGTCGTCGCCGACCCTGATCCGGACCGTGCGCGGCGTGGGCTACCGGCTGGACTCGCCTCAGTGA
- a CDS encoding SigE family RNA polymerase sigma factor, producing MNTLHSTSSSAVVTRLHDVTVRADRHEKSGVVSGRGCARGTGRQHTSYMTVLDGYEAVADGGHGGGHGGAAYREDSGEQRRPSLSEAEFTAYVQERRASLYATAYHLTGDRFEAEDLLQSALFSTYRAWDRISDKAAVGGYLRRTMTNLHISAWRRRKLNEYPTEELPETAGDTDAMRGTELRAVLWQALARLPELQRTMLVLRYYEGRTDPEIAEILDISVGTVKSSIWRSLRRLREDEVLSFGRDQEESFGELVA from the coding sequence ATGAACACGCTGCACAGCACCAGCTCAAGCGCAGTTGTCACGCGCCTGCACGACGTGACGGTCCGGGCCGACCGGCACGAGAAGTCCGGTGTCGTGAGCGGGCGGGGGTGCGCTCGCGGCACCGGGCGTCAGCACACGTCGTACATGACGGTGCTCGACGGGTACGAGGCGGTGGCTGACGGGGGTCACGGGGGTGGCCACGGGGGAGCCGCGTACAGGGAGGACTCGGGGGAGCAGCGTCGTCCCTCCTTGTCGGAGGCCGAGTTCACGGCCTACGTCCAGGAGCGCCGCGCCTCCTTGTACGCAACCGCCTACCACCTGACCGGTGACCGCTTCGAGGCGGAGGACCTTCTCCAGAGCGCCCTCTTCTCGACGTACCGGGCCTGGGACCGGATCAGCGACAAGGCGGCGGTCGGGGGCTACCTCCGCCGCACCATGACGAACCTGCACATCAGCGCGTGGCGCCGACGCAAGCTGAACGAGTACCCGACCGAGGAGCTGCCGGAGACGGCCGGCGACACGGACGCGATGCGCGGCACCGAGCTGCGCGCCGTGCTCTGGCAGGCGCTGGCCCGCCTGCCCGAACTGCAGCGCACGATGCTCGTGCTCCGCTATTACGAGGGCCGTACGGACCCCGAGATCGCGGAGATCCTCGACATCAGCGTCGGCACGGTGAAGTCCAGCATCTGGCGGTCGCTGCGGCGGCTGCGCGAGGACGAGGTGCTCAGCTTCGGCCGTGACCAGGAAGAGTCCTTCGGCGAGCTGGTGGCCTGA
- a CDS encoding ATP-binding protein yields the protein MSTHPPIPTRVVLLSGPSGSGKSSFAARSGLPVLCLDDFYKEADDPTLPLVPGTSDIDWDSTDSWDAEVAVAAIVSLCEKGRTGVPVYDIATSSRVGETTLDIGRAPLFIAEGIFAADIVARCRELGVLGDALCLRGRPSTTFRRRLLRDLREGRKSVPFLLRRGWRLMRAERAIVERQVALGAHACDKAAALDRLATAATDRSTVPS from the coding sequence GTGAGCACGCATCCTCCGATACCGACCCGGGTCGTCCTGCTGTCCGGCCCCTCCGGCTCCGGCAAGTCGTCGTTCGCGGCACGCTCGGGGCTTCCCGTGCTCTGCCTCGACGACTTCTACAAGGAGGCGGACGATCCCACGCTGCCGCTGGTGCCGGGCACCTCGGACATCGACTGGGACTCCACCGACTCCTGGGACGCCGAGGTGGCGGTCGCCGCGATCGTGTCGCTGTGCGAGAAGGGGCGTACCGGGGTGCCCGTGTACGACATCGCGACCAGCTCGCGGGTGGGTGAGACGACGCTCGACATCGGGCGCGCTCCCCTGTTCATCGCCGAGGGGATCTTCGCGGCCGACATCGTGGCGCGGTGCCGGGAGCTCGGGGTGCTGGGCGACGCGCTGTGTCTGCGCGGGCGCCCTTCGACGACGTTCCGTCGCCGGTTGCTCCGTGATCTGCGCGAGGGGCGCAAGTCGGTGCCGTTCCTGCTGCGGCGCGGCTGGCGTCTGATGCGCGCCGAACGCGCCATCGTGGAGCGCCAGGTGGCCCTGGGCGCGCACGCCTGCGACAAGGCTGCGGCGCTGGACCGTCTGGCCACCGCCGCGACCGACCGCTCCACCGTCCCCAGCTGA
- a CDS encoding aldehyde dehydrogenase family protein has translation MSDRLSVLKTYKLYVGGKFPRSESGRVYEVQDGKGNWLANAPQSSRKDGRDAVVAARKAFGGWSGATAYNRGQVLYRVAEMLEGRREQFVREVAEAEGLSKSKAAAVVDAAIDRWVWYAGWTDKIGQVVGGANPVAGPFFNLSTPEPTGVVAVVAPQESSFLGLVSVIAPVVATGSTVVVIASEKSPLPALSLGEVLATSDVPGGVVNILSGRAAEIAPSLAAHQDVNGIDLTGADTALAKELEIAAADNLKRVRRPQPVEDFTADPGTDRLTTFLETKTVWHPTGSLGASGSAY, from the coding sequence GTGTCTGACCGTTTGAGTGTCCTCAAGACCTACAAGCTGTACGTGGGCGGGAAGTTCCCGCGTTCCGAGAGCGGCCGGGTGTACGAAGTGCAGGACGGTAAGGGCAACTGGCTCGCCAACGCGCCGCAGTCGTCCCGCAAGGACGGCCGGGACGCGGTCGTCGCCGCGCGCAAGGCGTTCGGCGGCTGGTCGGGCGCGACCGCGTACAACCGCGGGCAGGTGCTCTACCGCGTCGCCGAGATGCTGGAGGGCCGCCGCGAGCAGTTCGTGCGCGAGGTCGCCGAGGCCGAGGGGCTGTCCAAGTCGAAGGCGGCGGCGGTCGTCGACGCGGCGATCGACCGCTGGGTCTGGTACGCGGGCTGGACCGACAAGATCGGCCAGGTCGTGGGCGGGGCCAACCCGGTCGCGGGCCCGTTCTTCAACCTCTCGACGCCCGAGCCGACCGGTGTCGTCGCGGTCGTCGCGCCGCAGGAGTCGTCCTTCCTGGGCCTGGTCTCGGTGATCGCGCCGGTCGTCGCGACGGGCAGCACGGTCGTCGTGATCGCCTCCGAGAAGTCCCCGCTCCCGGCCCTCTCCCTCGGCGAGGTGCTGGCCACCTCGGACGTGCCGGGCGGCGTCGTCAACATCCTGTCCGGCCGCGCGGCGGAGATCGCCCCCTCGCTCGCCGCCCACCAGGACGTGAACGGCATCGACCTGACCGGTGCCGACACGGCCCTCGCCAAGGAACTGGAGATCGCGGCGGCGGACAACCTGAAGCGCGTACGCCGTCCACAGCCTGTGGAGGACTTCACGGCGGACCCGGGCACGGACCGCCTGACGACGTTCCTGGAGACGAAGACGGTCTGGCACCCGACGGGTTCGCTGGGCGCGTCCGGCTCCGCGTACTAG
- a CDS encoding aldehyde dehydrogenase family protein yields the protein MAHAFEYAPAPESRSVVDIAPSYGLFIDGEFTDAAEGKVFKSVSPSTEEVLSEVAQAGEADVDRAVKAARKAFEKWSALPGAERGKYLFRIARIIQERSRELAVLETLDNGKPIKETRDADLPLVAAHFFYYAGWADKLDHAGFGPDPKALGVAGQVIPWNFPLLMLAWKIAPALATGNTVVLKPAETTPLSALFFADICRQAGLPKGVVNILPGYGDAGAALVAHPDVNKVAFTGSTAVGKEIARTLAGTDKKLTLELGGKGANIVFDDAPIDQAVEGIVTGIFFNQGQVCCAGSRLLVQESIQDELLDSLKRRLSTLRLGDPLDKNTDIGAINSAEQLDRITALTETGEAEGAERWSAPCELPSSGYWFAPTLFTNVTQAHTIARDEIFGPVLSVLTFRTPEEAVAKANNTQYGLSAGIWTEKGSRILAVANRLRAGVVWANTFNKFDPTSPFGGYKESGFGREGGRHGLEAYLSV from the coding sequence ATGGCCCACGCATTCGAGTACGCCCCCGCCCCCGAGTCGCGCTCGGTCGTCGACATCGCCCCGTCCTACGGGCTGTTCATCGACGGCGAGTTCACCGACGCCGCCGAGGGCAAGGTCTTCAAGTCCGTCTCGCCGTCCACCGAGGAGGTGCTCTCCGAGGTCGCGCAGGCCGGTGAGGCCGACGTGGACCGGGCGGTGAAGGCGGCCCGCAAGGCGTTCGAGAAGTGGTCGGCGCTGCCCGGCGCGGAGCGCGGCAAGTACCTCTTCCGCATCGCCCGCATCATCCAGGAGCGCAGCCGCGAGCTGGCGGTCCTGGAGACGCTGGACAACGGCAAGCCCATCAAGGAGACGCGGGACGCCGACCTCCCCCTCGTGGCGGCGCACTTCTTCTACTACGCGGGCTGGGCCGACAAGCTCGACCACGCGGGCTTCGGCCCGGATCCGAAGGCGCTCGGCGTCGCGGGCCAGGTCATCCCGTGGAACTTCCCGCTGCTGATGCTCGCCTGGAAGATCGCCCCGGCGCTCGCGACCGGCAACACGGTGGTCCTCAAGCCCGCCGAGACGACCCCGCTGTCCGCGCTGTTCTTCGCGGACATCTGCCGCCAGGCGGGCCTGCCCAAGGGCGTCGTCAACATCCTTCCCGGGTACGGGGACGCGGGCGCGGCGCTGGTCGCCCACCCGGACGTGAACAAGGTGGCGTTCACCGGTTCCACGGCCGTCGGCAAGGAGATCGCCCGTACCCTCGCCGGTACGGACAAGAAGCTGACGCTGGAGCTGGGCGGCAAGGGCGCGAACATTGTCTTCGACGACGCCCCGATCGACCAGGCGGTGGAGGGGATCGTCACCGGGATCTTCTTCAACCAGGGCCAGGTCTGCTGCGCGGGCTCGCGCCTGCTGGTCCAGGAGTCGATCCAGGACGAGCTGCTGGACAGCCTGAAGCGGCGCCTGTCCACGCTCCGCCTCGGCGACCCGCTGGACAAGAACACCGACATCGGCGCGATCAACTCCGCGGAGCAGCTGGACCGGATCACCGCGCTCACCGAGACGGGCGAGGCCGAGGGCGCCGAGCGCTGGAGTGCGCCCTGCGAACTCCCCTCCTCCGGCTACTGGTTCGCGCCGACGCTGTTCACGAACGTCACGCAGGCGCACACCATCGCCCGCGACGAGATCTTCGGCCCGGTCCTGTCGGTCCTCACCTTCCGCACGCCGGAGGAGGCCGTCGCCAAGGCGAACAACACGCAGTACGGGCTCTCGGCCGGCATCTGGACCGAGAAGGGCTCCCGCATCCTCGCCGTGGCCAACAGGCTGCGGGCCGGGGTCGTCTGGGCCAACACGTTCAACAAGTTCGACCCGACCTCGCCGTTCGGCGGCTACAAGGAGTCCGGCTTCGGCCGCGAGGGCGGCCGTCACGGCCTGGAGGCGTACCTCAGTGTCTGA
- the deoC gene encoding deoxyribose-phosphate aldolase, which yields MSTAPAKEHALADATASEATLRRFLQGLPGVDAVGLEARAAGLGTRSIKTTAKAYAIDLAISMIDLTTLEGADTPGKVRALGAKAVNPDPTDRTTPRTAAVCVYPDMVATAKAAVAGTEVKVASVATAFPAGRAALDVKLADVREAVEAGADEIDMVIDRGAFLAGKFMKVYEEIRAVKEASGAARLKVIFETGELSTYDNIRRASWIGMLAGADFIKTSTGKVGVNATPANTLLMLEAVRDFRAATGIQVGVKPAGGIRTSKDAVKFLVIVNETAGADWLDNHWFRFGASSLLNDLLMQRQKLATGRYSGPDYVTVD from the coding sequence ATGTCCACTGCACCCGCAAAAGAACACGCCTTGGCCGACGCCACCGCCTCCGAGGCCACCCTGCGCCGCTTCCTCCAGGGGCTGCCCGGTGTCGACGCGGTGGGCCTGGAGGCGAGGGCCGCCGGGCTCGGGACCCGTTCCATCAAGACCACGGCGAAGGCGTACGCCATCGACCTGGCGATCTCGATGATCGACCTGACGACCCTGGAGGGCGCCGACACCCCGGGCAAGGTCCGGGCCCTCGGCGCGAAGGCGGTCAACCCCGACCCGACCGACCGGACGACGCCCCGCACGGCGGCGGTCTGCGTCTACCCGGACATGGTCGCCACCGCGAAGGCCGCCGTCGCCGGCACCGAGGTGAAGGTGGCCTCGGTCGCCACCGCCTTCCCGGCCGGCCGCGCCGCGCTCGACGTGAAGCTCGCCGACGTCCGGGAGGCCGTCGAGGCCGGCGCCGACGAGATCGACATGGTCATCGACCGCGGCGCGTTCCTCGCCGGGAAGTTCATGAAGGTCTACGAGGAGATCCGCGCCGTGAAGGAGGCCTCCGGGGCCGCCCGGCTCAAGGTCATCTTCGAGACCGGCGAGCTGTCGACGTACGACAACATCCGCCGCGCGAGCTGGATCGGCATGCTGGCAGGCGCCGACTTCATCAAGACCTCGACCGGCAAGGTGGGGGTCAACGCCACCCCGGCGAACACCCTGCTCATGCTGGAGGCGGTCCGCGACTTCCGCGCCGCGACCGGCATCCAGGTCGGCGTGAAGCCCGCCGGCGGCATCCGCACCTCGAAGGACGCCGTCAAGTTCCTCGTGATCGTGAACGAGACGGCGGGCGCGGACTGGCTCGACAACCACTGGTTCCGGTTCGGCGCCTCCAGCCTGCTGAACGATCTGCTGATGCAGCGCCAGAAGCTGGCCACCGGCCGCTACTCCGGTCCCGACTACGTGACGGTGGACTGA